The Nocardioides sp. S-1144 genome includes a region encoding these proteins:
- a CDS encoding ANTAR domain-containing response regulator encodes MDLAEMLTDEGYAVVGQAGDGARAIELATEHRPDLVILDVKMPVLDGIAAAEAIAAKRIAPVVILTAFSQRELVERARDAGAMAYLVKPFTQSDLVPAIEMARSRFAELSLLEAEVSDLTERLETRKAVDRAKGVLQKELELSEPDAFRWIQKTAMDLRLSMRQVADGVVEHGVPGRS; translated from the coding sequence ATGGACCTCGCCGAGATGCTGACCGACGAGGGGTACGCCGTCGTGGGTCAGGCCGGCGACGGGGCGCGGGCCATCGAGCTCGCCACCGAGCACCGGCCCGACCTGGTCATCCTCGACGTCAAGATGCCCGTCCTCGACGGGATCGCGGCCGCCGAGGCGATCGCGGCGAAGCGGATCGCCCCGGTCGTCATCCTGACCGCGTTCTCGCAGCGCGAGCTCGTGGAGCGCGCCCGCGACGCCGGGGCGATGGCCTACCTGGTCAAGCCGTTCACCCAGTCCGACCTGGTGCCGGCGATCGAGATGGCGCGGAGCCGGTTCGCCGAGCTGTCGCTGCTGGAGGCCGAGGTCAGCGACCTCACCGAGCGGCTCGAGACCCGCAAGGCGGTCGACCGCGCCAAGGGCGTGCTGCAGAAGGAGCTCGAGCTGTCCGAGCCCGACGCCTTCCGCTGGATCCAGAAGACCGCGATGGACCTGCGGCTCTCGATGCGCCAGGTCGCCGACGGCGTCGTCGAGCACGGAGTTCCGGGCCGTTCCTGA
- a CDS encoding ABC transporter substrate-binding protein, translating to MKPLSKKARLGIVAVASTLVLAACGGEDDSDGDDTPSGGESSSSAGGESSAPPAEAAGMQLYFVDGNTANYTEDFDPGTLEGVKATYPGAELGDDFRQRLLGVDKKLKDFTYGPESYDATIVAALAAIAAGDDSGTAIGSNMADVTGGGEKCTEFKACADLLADGTDIDYDGVSGPIDLNSTGSPSAATIGIFEYGADNNYAPVNFVTGQIPDAADVKPDQEIASVKKGDGKFVVGMLLPSSGDLAFLGPPEFAGVELAVKEINENGGVNGSQATSIRADSGDGTPNIAPSETDKLLSGGADVVIGAASSSVSLSVIDKITQAGVAQISPANTSTAFDTYADSGLYFRTAPSDVLQGQVMASTLIEDGKQSVAILARQDSYGEALAENVRSFYEEAGGSVVSYQLYSPEAANYNAEVQAIAAEDPDAIILISFDETKKIVPALIQAGLGQGE from the coding sequence ATGAAACCCCTTAGCAAGAAGGCGCGACTCGGGATCGTCGCCGTTGCCAGCACGCTCGTGCTCGCCGCGTGTGGCGGCGAGGACGACAGCGACGGCGACGACACGCCGTCCGGCGGCGAGTCGAGCTCGAGCGCGGGCGGCGAGTCGAGCGCTCCGCCGGCCGAGGCGGCGGGGATGCAGCTGTACTTCGTCGACGGCAACACCGCCAACTACACCGAGGACTTCGACCCGGGCACCCTCGAGGGTGTCAAGGCGACCTACCCGGGCGCCGAGCTCGGCGACGACTTCCGCCAGCGGCTGCTCGGCGTCGACAAGAAGCTCAAGGACTTCACCTACGGTCCGGAGTCCTACGACGCCACGATCGTGGCGGCCCTCGCCGCGATCGCCGCGGGCGACGACTCCGGCACGGCGATCGGCTCCAACATGGCCGACGTCACCGGCGGTGGCGAGAAGTGCACCGAGTTCAAGGCGTGCGCCGACCTGCTCGCCGACGGTACCGACATCGACTACGACGGTGTCTCCGGCCCGATCGACCTCAACTCGACCGGCAGCCCGTCGGCCGCGACGATCGGCATCTTCGAGTACGGCGCGGACAACAACTACGCGCCCGTCAACTTCGTGACCGGCCAGATCCCCGACGCGGCCGACGTGAAGCCCGACCAGGAGATCGCCAGCGTCAAGAAGGGCGACGGCAAGTTCGTCGTCGGCATGCTGCTGCCCTCGAGCGGTGACCTCGCCTTCCTCGGACCCCCGGAGTTCGCCGGCGTCGAGCTGGCGGTCAAGGAGATCAACGAGAACGGTGGCGTCAACGGGTCGCAGGCGACCTCGATCCGCGCCGACTCCGGTGACGGCACGCCGAACATCGCCCCGTCCGAGACCGACAAGCTCCTCTCCGGTGGCGCTGACGTCGTCATCGGTGCGGCGTCGTCCTCGGTCTCGCTGTCGGTCATCGACAAGATCACGCAGGCCGGTGTCGCCCAGATCTCGCCGGCGAACACCTCCACGGCCTTCGACACCTACGCCGACAGCGGCCTGTACTTCCGTACCGCGCCGTCCGACGTGCTCCAGGGCCAGGTCATGGCCTCGACCCTGATCGAGGACGGCAAGCAGAGCGTCGCGATCCTGGCTCGCCAGGACTCCTACGGTGAGGCGCTGGCCGAGAACGTCCGCTCGTTCTACGAGGAGGCCGGCGGCAGCGTCGTCTCCTACCAGCTCTACTCGCCGGAGGCGGCCAACTACAACGCCGAGGTCCAGGCGATCGCTGCGGAGGACCCCGACGCGATCATCCTGATCAGCTTCGACGAGACCAAGAAGATCGTCCCGGCGCTCATCCAGGCCGGCCTCGGACAGGGCGAGTGA
- a CDS encoding ABC transporter ATP-binding protein produces MSMALEKQTDADARAAEARAKHLAAADGAVLRADDLIAGYVPGVNILNGADLYCHPGELVGIIGPNGAGKSTLLKALFGLVKVHTGSVTLRGDEVTNERADSLVSKGIGFVPQTNNVFPSLTIAENLQMGCYQAPSKYSSRFEFVTNIFPQLGARRGQRAGSLSGGERQMVAMGRALMMEPSVLLLDEPSAGLSPAMQDEVFLQTREINKAGVSVVMVEQNAARCLQICDRGYVLDQGRNAYTATGAELAKDPKVIELYLGTLAKK; encoded by the coding sequence ATGAGCATGGCTCTCGAGAAGCAGACCGACGCCGACGCCCGCGCCGCCGAGGCGCGGGCCAAGCACCTCGCGGCCGCCGACGGCGCCGTCCTGCGTGCCGACGACCTCATCGCGGGGTACGTGCCGGGCGTCAACATCCTCAACGGCGCCGACCTCTACTGCCACCCCGGCGAGCTGGTCGGCATCATCGGCCCGAACGGCGCCGGCAAGTCGACCCTGCTCAAGGCGCTCTTCGGCCTGGTCAAGGTGCACACCGGCTCGGTGACGCTGCGCGGTGACGAGGTCACCAACGAGCGGGCCGACTCGCTGGTCAGCAAGGGCATCGGCTTCGTGCCCCAGACCAACAACGTGTTCCCGAGCCTGACCATCGCCGAGAACCTCCAGATGGGCTGCTACCAGGCCCCCTCGAAGTACTCCAGCCGGTTCGAGTTCGTCACCAACATCTTCCCGCAGCTCGGAGCCCGTCGCGGGCAGCGGGCCGGGTCGCTGTCCGGCGGCGAGCGGCAGATGGTGGCGATGGGCCGCGCCCTGATGATGGAGCCGTCGGTGCTCCTGCTCGACGAGCCGTCGGCCGGGCTCTCCCCCGCCATGCAGGACGAGGTGTTCCTGCAGACGCGCGAGATCAACAAGGCCGGCGTCAGCGTCGTCATGGTCGAGCAGAACGCCGCCCGGTGCCTGCAGATCTGTGACCGCGGCTACGTCCTCGACCAGGGTCGCAACGCCTACACCGCGACCGGCGCCGAGCTCGCCAAGGACCCCAAGGTCATCGAGCTCTACCTCGGGACCCTGGCCAAGAAGTAA
- a CDS encoding ABC transporter ATP-binding protein, with the protein MPADRDERTLDKNSPEKDPLGKTPSHRAAGDAKAGLAGLAGLSTDPGVAKPDPILVATGITRTFGGLKAVDVAHLEIQRGVITALIGPNGAGKTTFFNLLTGFDRPDAGERWFNGRSLKRVSASRVARLGMVRTFQLTKVLSKLTVLENMRLGATGQLGEKMWAGWLPFLWRDQEKEVTGRARELLTRFKLDAKEDDFAGALSGGQRKLLEMARALMVGPELVMLDEPMAGVNPALKQSLLGHVKSLREEGMTVLFVEHDMDMVRDISDWVVVMAQGQIIAEGPPDAVMADQRVIDAYLGAHHDVDITELDPEVVALEVEAEIEAEHGSAGASTTEELER; encoded by the coding sequence ATGCCCGCTGACCGCGACGAGCGCACGCTCGACAAGAACTCGCCCGAGAAGGACCCGCTCGGGAAGACCCCGTCCCACCGGGCGGCGGGCGACGCCAAGGCAGGGCTGGCCGGACTGGCCGGGCTGTCGACCGACCCCGGGGTGGCCAAGCCCGACCCGATCCTGGTGGCCACGGGGATCACCCGCACCTTCGGCGGCCTCAAGGCCGTCGACGTCGCCCACCTGGAGATCCAGCGCGGTGTCATCACCGCGCTGATCGGCCCGAACGGCGCCGGCAAGACGACGTTCTTCAACCTGCTGACCGGCTTCGACCGACCCGACGCCGGCGAGCGCTGGTTCAACGGCCGCTCGCTCAAGCGCGTCTCGGCCAGCCGGGTCGCCCGACTCGGCATGGTCCGGACCTTCCAGCTGACCAAGGTGCTCTCGAAGCTCACCGTCCTGGAGAACATGCGCCTCGGCGCGACCGGCCAGCTCGGCGAGAAGATGTGGGCCGGCTGGCTGCCCTTCCTCTGGCGCGACCAGGAGAAGGAGGTCACCGGGCGTGCCCGTGAGCTGCTGACCCGGTTCAAGCTCGACGCCAAGGAGGACGACTTCGCCGGCGCGCTCTCCGGCGGTCAGCGCAAGCTCCTCGAGATGGCCCGCGCCCTGATGGTCGGCCCCGAGCTCGTCATGCTCGACGAGCCGATGGCCGGGGTGAACCCCGCGCTCAAGCAGTCGCTGCTCGGGCACGTGAAGTCGCTGCGCGAGGAGGGCATGACCGTCCTGTTCGTCGAGCACGACATGGACATGGTCCGCGACATCTCCGACTGGGTCGTGGTCATGGCCCAGGGCCAGATCATCGCCGAGGGCCCGCCCGACGCCGTCATGGCCGACCAGCGCGTCATCGACGCCTACCTCGGCGCGCACCACGACGTCGACATCACCGAGCTCGACCCGGAGGTGGTCGCGCTCGAGGTCGAGGCCGAGATCGAGGCCGAGCACGGCTCCGCGGGCGCCTCCACCACCGAAGAACTGGAGCGATGA
- a CDS encoding branched-chain amino acid ABC transporter permease produces the protein MDLITTPLHDAFAPVAISYVLAAMGLNIHYGYTGLLNFGQAAFAAAGSYAMAVMIVSFGVPFIPAILLGLAASVVLSLVMGVPTLRLRADYLAIVTIAVAEILRLLFSTSFKEYFHARDGVSGFTGTFRSWNPFQDMEGTFLSFSANDLWVMIVGWIIVALVSTLVFLLMRSPWGRVLKSIREDEDAVRSLGKNVYGYKMQALVLGGMIGAMGGFVGALGLASVQPDTFNTDFTFIAFTMLILGGAARVLSPAVGAVLFWGVLSFMSVALSELSDIVPGDLLDSNRIGNIRFAVVGLVLMLLMIYRPQGLFGDRKEIAIDAR, from the coding sequence ATGGACCTCATCACCACACCGCTCCACGACGCCTTCGCCCCTGTGGCCATCTCCTACGTGCTCGCGGCGATGGGCCTCAACATCCACTATGGATACACGGGTCTGCTCAACTTCGGCCAGGCGGCGTTCGCGGCCGCCGGCTCCTACGCCATGGCGGTCATGATCGTCTCCTTCGGCGTGCCGTTCATCCCCGCGATCCTGCTCGGGCTCGCCGCCTCGGTCGTGCTCTCGCTGGTCATGGGTGTGCCCACCCTGCGCCTGCGGGCCGACTACCTCGCGATCGTCACGATCGCGGTCGCCGAGATCCTCCGGCTCCTGTTCAGCACCTCGTTCAAGGAGTACTTCCACGCCCGTGACGGCGTGAGCGGCTTCACCGGGACCTTCCGGTCCTGGAACCCGTTCCAGGACATGGAGGGCACCTTCCTCTCCTTCAGCGCCAACGACCTGTGGGTCATGATCGTCGGCTGGATCATCGTCGCGCTGGTCAGCACCCTGGTCTTCCTCCTGATGCGCAGCCCGTGGGGCCGCGTCCTCAAGAGCATCCGCGAGGACGAGGACGCCGTGCGCTCGCTCGGCAAGAACGTCTACGGCTACAAGATGCAGGCGCTCGTGCTCGGCGGCATGATCGGGGCGATGGGCGGCTTCGTCGGCGCCCTCGGCCTGGCCTCGGTGCAGCCCGACACCTTCAACACCGACTTCACCTTCATCGCCTTCACCATGCTGATCCTCGGTGGTGCGGCCCGGGTCCTCTCCCCCGCCGTCGGCGCCGTGCTCTTCTGGGGCGTGCTGTCGTTCATGTCCGTGGCCCTCTCCGAGCTGTCCGACATCGTCCCGGGCGACCTGCTCGACAGCAACCGGATCGGCAACATCCGCTTCGCAGTGGTCGGCCTGGTGCTGATGCTGCTGATGATCTACCGCCCGCAGGGACTCTTCGGAGACCGGAAGGAGATCGCGATCGATGCCCGCTGA
- a CDS encoding ABC transporter permease subunit codes for MPNRQTPSRGVLARPLAAVVALGAFLALFVLAGPASPASAACDGTAIPKTMSGVLVNSADDGAPVPGVAITVTNCDGVEFEGETDESGAFTIDFEAGIGPVTVALDPETLPDGVEMRDGASTTNTLTGSLTELNTTFLIGPDGRNVETKWDRVAGLVYSGLLFGLILAMAALGLSMVFGTTGLTNFAHGELVTFGAMAAFFVSTGIPLPFTDNDISLPFIWAVPAVVVLALGFGWLQNTVLWQPLRKRGVGLIAAMIVSIGLQFFLRNVYAYLTGSRTETYQDYYTPEGKDAFGLFTYTNRDIAIAITCIVVLTVVLLVLQFTRIGRATRAVSDNPALAAATGINVDRVISLVWIVGTALAALSGVFLGFTLGVTYQIGQLVLLLLFAACCVGGLGSVWGALLGALIIGVLIDLSTLVIPSDLKNAGALLLLIVILLVRPQGLLGRRERVG; via the coding sequence ATGCCGAACCGTCAGACCCCGTCCCGGGGCGTTCTCGCTCGACCACTTGCCGCCGTCGTGGCGCTCGGCGCGTTCCTCGCGCTGTTCGTGCTGGCGGGCCCGGCCTCGCCGGCGTCCGCGGCCTGCGACGGCACCGCCATCCCGAAGACGATGTCGGGTGTCCTCGTGAACTCCGCCGACGACGGCGCACCCGTGCCCGGCGTGGCGATCACGGTCACCAACTGCGACGGCGTCGAGTTCGAGGGCGAGACCGACGAGTCGGGCGCGTTCACGATCGACTTCGAGGCCGGCATCGGTCCGGTCACCGTCGCCCTCGACCCCGAGACCCTGCCCGACGGCGTCGAGATGCGTGACGGGGCCAGCACCACCAACACCCTGACCGGCTCGCTCACCGAGCTCAACACGACGTTCCTCATCGGACCCGACGGGCGCAACGTCGAGACCAAGTGGGACCGGGTCGCCGGGCTGGTCTACAGCGGTCTGCTGTTCGGCCTGATCCTGGCGATGGCCGCCCTGGGGCTCTCGATGGTCTTCGGCACGACCGGGCTGACGAACTTCGCCCACGGCGAGCTCGTCACCTTCGGCGCGATGGCCGCGTTCTTCGTCAGCACCGGCATCCCGCTGCCCTTCACCGACAACGACATCAGCCTGCCGTTCATCTGGGCGGTGCCGGCCGTGGTCGTCCTGGCGCTCGGGTTCGGCTGGCTCCAGAACACCGTGCTCTGGCAGCCGCTGCGCAAGCGCGGCGTCGGCCTGATCGCGGCGATGATCGTCAGCATCGGCCTGCAGTTCTTCCTGCGCAACGTCTACGCCTACCTCACGGGGTCGCGCACCGAGACCTACCAGGACTACTACACGCCCGAGGGCAAGGACGCGTTCGGCCTGTTCACCTACACCAACCGCGACATCGCCATCGCGATCACCTGCATCGTGGTGCTCACCGTCGTGCTCCTGGTGCTCCAGTTCACCCGGATCGGCCGGGCCACCCGCGCCGTCTCCGACAACCCCGCGCTGGCCGCGGCCACCGGCATCAACGTCGACCGCGTCATCTCGCTGGTGTGGATCGTCGGCACGGCGCTGGCCGCCCTGTCGGGTGTCTTCCTCGGCTTCACCCTGGGTGTCACCTACCAGATCGGGCAGCTCGTGCTGCTGCTGCTGTTCGCCGCGTGCTGCGTCGGCGGCCTCGGCTCGGTCTGGGGCGCGCTGCTCGGCGCCCTCATCATCGGCGTCCTGATCGACCTGTCGACGCTCGTCATCCCCTCCGACCTCAAGAACGCCGGAGCCCTGCTCCTGCTCATCGTCATCCTGCTCGTGCGTCCCCAAGGCCTGCTCGGCCGCCGGGAACGGGTCGGCTGA
- a CDS encoding GNAT family N-acetyltransferase, translating to MSRSLITVRPATQTDAGFLTDLWCDALRRAEHHERVADLEQVVKSAEASPEQRLLVAEYDGEPAGAVLLRIGTVTALNLELAVHVVSPTVAPAFRRHGVGRTLMECAAAFAEEAGVPHVCVGVASGSRDANRFMARLALGQVGTFRVAPTAAVRARITAQRPTRSSSGAGGRQLTRVLAARRSARRADVPGPAEVPSEPPPTA from the coding sequence GTGTCGCGCTCGCTCATCACAGTCCGTCCGGCCACCCAGACCGACGCCGGGTTCCTCACCGACCTGTGGTGCGACGCGCTGCGTCGCGCCGAGCACCACGAGCGCGTCGCCGACCTCGAGCAGGTGGTCAAGTCCGCCGAGGCCTCGCCCGAGCAGCGCCTCCTCGTCGCCGAGTACGACGGGGAGCCGGCCGGGGCGGTGCTGCTCCGCATCGGCACGGTCACCGCGCTCAACCTCGAGCTGGCCGTGCACGTGGTCTCCCCGACCGTGGCCCCCGCGTTCCGCCGCCACGGTGTCGGCCGCACCCTGATGGAGTGCGCCGCGGCCTTCGCCGAGGAGGCCGGCGTCCCGCACGTGTGCGTCGGCGTGGCGTCCGGGTCGCGCGACGCGAACCGGTTCATGGCCCGCCTCGCGCTGGGTCAGGTCGGCACGTTCCGGGTCGCGCCGACCGCGGCGGTCCGGGCACGGATCACCGCGCAGCGACCGACCCGGTCCTCCTCCGGCGCCGGCGGCCGGCAGCTGACCCGGGTGCTGGCCGCGCGCCGCTCGGCCCGGCGCGCCGACGTCCCCGGGCCGGCCGAGGTGCCGAGCGAGCCGCCGCCTACGGCGTGA
- a CDS encoding hotdog fold thioesterase: MSDEKTSVEEFLATMPMGALNDKLGVTLVEMSAERVVATMPVEGNTQPYGLLHGGASVVLAESLGSMGSALHAHGLDKVAVGVDINATHHRSATSGLVTGVATPVHLGRSSTSFEVVVTDERGKRVCTARITCALIPRDALTP, from the coding sequence ATGAGCGATGAGAAGACGTCGGTCGAGGAGTTCCTCGCCACCATGCCGATGGGCGCGCTGAACGACAAGCTGGGGGTCACCCTGGTCGAGATGTCGGCCGAGCGGGTGGTCGCCACGATGCCGGTCGAGGGCAACACCCAGCCCTACGGCCTCCTGCACGGCGGGGCGTCGGTGGTGCTGGCGGAGTCGCTGGGCTCGATGGGCTCGGCGCTGCACGCGCACGGCCTCGACAAGGTCGCCGTCGGCGTCGACATCAACGCCACCCACCACCGCTCGGCCACCTCGGGGCTGGTCACCGGCGTCGCGACGCCGGTGCACCTGGGCCGCTCGAGCACGTCGTTCGAGGTCGTGGTCACCGACGAGCGCGGCAAGCGGGTGTGCACCGCGCGCATCACCTGCGCGCTGATCCCCCGCGACGCCCTCACGCCGTAG
- the polA gene encoding DNA polymerase I: protein MTEAPTAPTGDRPRLLLLDGHSLAYRAFFALPVENFSTKTGQFTNAVFGFTSMLINVLRDERPTHLAVAFDVSRQTFRMEEYAEYKAKRQKSPTEFSSQLPLIEEVLDALRIPFLKKPGFEADDIIATLVTQALADDMDVLVLTGDRDALQLVTEHSTILYPTRGVSELARMTPEAVESKYGVTPDRYPELAALVGEDSDNLPGIPGVGPKTAAKWLALYDGLDNVITRADEVKGKAGENLRAHLADVMRNRRLNALVRDLELDLLPSQMARQAWDRQEVHTLFDGLEFRVLRNRLFEEIESTEVLEEGGFELEGQALEPGAVAAWLAELGGERTGLHVRGAWGAGTGRVDGIGFATATGRSAYVDATALTPDDDAALARWLTDADRPKVLHDAKGPELALAAHGWALRGVVSDTALAAYLARPDQRSYDLADLTVRYLKRELRQELDETDQGLLFDTGTDVAGPAMLHARAVLDLAEALDVELEERGGTRLLAEVELPLVHLLAHMEQTGIAVDGDHLETLQGEFDTEVRAAAQAAYDVIGREINLGSPKQLQVLLFDELEMPKTKRTKTGYTTDADALQQLYVKTEHPFLAHLLRHRDVIRLRQTIEGLLKTVQPDGRIHTTFNQTIAATGRLSSTDPNLQNIPIRTEEGRRIREGFVVAEGQECLMTADYSQIEMRIMAHLSDDQLLIEAFRSGRDFHSITAARVFDVPADEVSVEQRAKIKAMNYGLAYGLSAFGLGQQLGIEPGEARGLMDEYFETFGGIRDYLQGVVGQARKDDYTETIMGRRRYLPDLNSDNRQRREMAERMALNAPIQGSAADLIKVAMLRTQAAIEASDLRSRMLLQVHDELVFEVAPGETEALEALVRAQMAGAADLTVPLDVSVGTGHSWHDAAH, encoded by the coding sequence GTGACCGAGGCACCCACTGCACCCACCGGCGACCGCCCGCGACTGCTCCTGCTCGACGGCCACTCGCTGGCCTACCGCGCCTTCTTCGCGCTGCCGGTCGAGAACTTCTCGACCAAGACCGGGCAGTTCACCAACGCGGTCTTCGGGTTCACCTCGATGCTCATCAACGTGCTGCGCGACGAGCGGCCCACCCACCTCGCGGTCGCCTTCGACGTGTCGCGGCAGACCTTCCGCATGGAGGAGTACGCCGAGTACAAGGCGAAGCGCCAGAAGTCGCCCACCGAGTTCAGCAGCCAGCTGCCGCTCATCGAGGAGGTGCTCGACGCGCTGCGCATCCCGTTCCTGAAGAAGCCGGGCTTCGAGGCCGACGACATCATCGCCACCCTCGTCACCCAGGCGCTGGCCGACGACATGGACGTGCTCGTCCTCACCGGCGACCGCGACGCACTCCAGCTGGTCACCGAGCACTCCACGATCCTCTACCCGACCCGCGGTGTCTCCGAGCTGGCCCGGATGACCCCCGAGGCCGTCGAGTCCAAGTACGGCGTCACGCCCGACCGCTACCCCGAGCTCGCCGCCCTGGTCGGGGAGGACTCCGACAACCTGCCCGGCATCCCGGGGGTGGGGCCCAAGACCGCCGCCAAGTGGCTGGCCCTCTACGACGGCCTCGACAACGTGATCACCCGCGCCGACGAGGTCAAGGGCAAGGCCGGGGAGAACCTGCGCGCCCACCTCGCCGACGTGATGCGCAACCGGCGGCTCAACGCGCTGGTGCGCGACCTCGAGCTCGACCTGCTGCCCTCGCAGATGGCCCGCCAGGCGTGGGACCGCCAGGAGGTGCACACCCTCTTCGACGGCCTCGAGTTCCGGGTCCTGCGCAACCGGCTCTTCGAGGAGATCGAGTCCACCGAGGTGCTCGAGGAGGGTGGCTTCGAGCTCGAGGGGCAGGCCCTCGAGCCGGGCGCCGTCGCGGCGTGGCTGGCCGAGCTCGGCGGCGAGCGCACCGGGCTGCACGTCCGTGGGGCGTGGGGCGCCGGCACCGGCCGGGTCGACGGGATCGGGTTCGCCACCGCGACCGGCCGCTCGGCCTACGTCGACGCCACCGCCCTGACCCCCGACGACGACGCCGCCCTGGCCCGGTGGCTCACCGACGCCGACCGGCCCAAGGTCCTGCACGACGCGAAGGGCCCCGAGCTGGCCCTCGCGGCACACGGCTGGGCGCTGCGCGGCGTGGTCAGCGACACCGCCCTGGCGGCCTACCTCGCGCGCCCCGACCAGCGCTCCTACGACCTGGCCGACCTCACCGTGCGCTACCTCAAGCGCGAGCTCAGGCAGGAGCTCGACGAGACCGACCAGGGCCTGCTCTTCGACACCGGCACCGACGTGGCCGGGCCGGCCATGCTGCACGCCCGCGCCGTCCTCGACCTCGCCGAGGCCCTCGACGTCGAGCTTGAGGAGCGCGGCGGCACCCGGCTGCTCGCGGAGGTCGAGCTGCCGCTGGTGCACCTGCTCGCGCACATGGAGCAGACCGGCATCGCCGTCGACGGCGACCACCTCGAGACGCTGCAGGGCGAGTTCGACACCGAGGTGCGCGCCGCCGCGCAGGCCGCCTACGACGTCATCGGCCGCGAGATCAACCTCGGCTCGCCCAAGCAGCTGCAGGTGCTGCTCTTCGACGAGCTCGAGATGCCGAAGACCAAGCGGACCAAGACCGGCTACACCACCGACGCCGACGCGCTGCAGCAGCTCTACGTCAAGACCGAGCACCCGTTCCTGGCCCACCTGCTGCGCCACCGCGACGTGATCCGGCTGCGCCAGACCATCGAGGGGCTGCTCAAGACCGTCCAGCCCGACGGCCGGATCCACACCACGTTCAACCAGACGATCGCGGCCACCGGCCGGCTCTCCAGCACCGACCCGAACCTGCAGAACATCCCGATCCGCACCGAGGAGGGACGCCGCATCCGCGAGGGCTTCGTGGTCGCCGAGGGCCAGGAGTGCCTGATGACGGCCGACTACAGCCAGATCGAGATGCGGATCATGGCCCACCTGTCCGACGACCAGCTCCTCATCGAGGCGTTCCGGTCCGGTCGCGACTTCCACTCGATCACCGCGGCCCGCGTCTTCGACGTCCCGGCCGACGAGGTGAGCGTCGAGCAGCGCGCGAAGATCAAGGCGATGAACTACGGGCTGGCCTACGGGCTGTCGGCGTTCGGGCTCGGTCAGCAGCTCGGCATCGAGCCGGGCGAGGCCCGGGGCCTGATGGATGAGTACTTCGAGACCTTCGGCGGCATCCGCGACTACCTCCAGGGCGTCGTGGGCCAGGCCCGCAAGGACGACTACACCGAGACCATCATGGGGCGCCGGCGCTACCTGCCCGACCTCAACAGCGACAACCGGCAGCGGCGCGAGATGGCCGAGCGGATGGCGCTCAACGCCCCGATCCAGGGCTCGGCGGCCGACCTCATCAAGGTCGCGATGCTCCGCACCCAGGCCGCGATCGAGGCCAGCGACCTGCGCTCGCGGATGCTGCTGCAGGTCCACGACGAGCTCGTCTTCGAGGTCGCCCCTGGCGAGACCGAGGCGCTCGAGGCGCTGGTCCGCGCGCAGATGGCCGGCGCCGCCGACCTCACCGTGCCGCTCGACGTCTCCGTCGGCACCGGCCACTCCTGGCACGACGCGGCGCACTGA
- a CDS encoding decaprenyl-phosphate phosphoribosyltransferase has product MTDAPPAPGTRGRVGALVAGVRPRQWSKNLLVLGAPLMAGRLDERDVLVNSLVAVVAYCLGASGVYLVNDALDVEADRRHPVKRLRPVASGDLGVRTAIACGAVLQVLAVGAALVSGLPLAAVVASYLVISLAYSLFLKHEPVLDIAVVASGFLLRAVAGGVASGIPLSQWFLLCASFGSLFMAAGKRYAEAHLDLAGSGRTRQSLVRYTTSYLRFVWTMSAGLLIIVYSLWAFEIDDEPGGSTLTVISIAPFVLAVLRYALAIDARTAGEPEDIALTDRVLQVLAATWLVTAAGAVYWGR; this is encoded by the coding sequence GTGACCGACGCACCTCCGGCTCCGGGCACCCGCGGTCGCGTGGGCGCGCTGGTCGCCGGCGTCCGGCCGCGACAGTGGAGCAAGAACCTCCTGGTCCTCGGCGCGCCCCTGATGGCGGGCCGGCTCGACGAGCGGGACGTGCTCGTCAACTCGCTGGTCGCGGTGGTGGCCTACTGCCTCGGAGCCTCGGGGGTCTACCTCGTCAACGACGCCCTCGACGTCGAGGCCGACCGGCGGCACCCGGTGAAGCGGCTGCGCCCGGTGGCCTCGGGCGACCTGGGGGTGCGGACGGCGATCGCGTGCGGCGCCGTGCTCCAGGTCCTGGCCGTCGGGGCCGCCCTCGTCTCGGGCCTGCCGCTGGCGGCGGTCGTCGCGAGCTACCTGGTCATCAGCCTGGCCTACTCGCTGTTCCTCAAGCACGAGCCCGTGCTCGACATCGCCGTCGTCGCCAGCGGCTTCCTGCTGCGGGCGGTCGCGGGCGGCGTCGCCTCCGGGATCCCGCTCTCGCAGTGGTTCCTGCTGTGCGCGAGCTTCGGCTCGCTGTTCATGGCAGCGGGCAAGCGCTACGCCGAGGCGCACCTGGACCTCGCGGGCTCGGGCCGGACCCGCCAGTCGCTGGTGCGCTACACGACGTCCTACCTGCGCTTCGTGTGGACGATGTCGGCGGGCCTGCTCATCATCGTCTACAGCCTGTGGGCCTTCGAGATCGACGACGAGCCCGGCGGGTCGACCCTCACGGTGATCTCGATCGCCCCGTTCGTCCTCGCCGTCCTGCGCTACGCCCTGGCGATCGACGCCCGCACGGCGGGCGAGCCCGAGGACATCGCCCTGACCGACCGCGTCCTGCAGGTCCTGGCGGCGACCTGGCTGGTCACCGCGGCCGGCGCCGTCTACTGGGGCCGGTAG